The following nucleotide sequence is from Chloracidobacterium validum.
ATCGTGCGGCTCGCGCAGGACTTCTCCATGCGGGTGCCCCTCATTGATGGGCAGGGCAACTTCGGCAGCGTGGACGGCGACGCCCCGGCGGCGATGCGGTACACCGAAGTCCGGCTGGCGCGCATCGCCGATGCCATGCTGGCCGACATCGAAAAGGACACGGTTGACTTCCAAGAGAACTACGACGGTTCACTGGTCGAGCCGGAAGTCCTCCCGACGCGCTTTCCGAACCTGCTCGTCAACGGCTCGTCGGGCATTGCCGTCGGGATGTCCACCAACATTCCGCCGCACAACCTGACCGAAGTTCTCGACGCCACGATCCATCTCGTCAACAACCCAACGGCGACGGTCGAAGACTTGATGAAGTTCATCCAGGGGCCGGACTTCCCGACTGCCGGCTTCATTTGCGGGCGCAAAGGCATCCGGGACGCCTACATGACCGGGCGCGGCTCGATCACGATGCGCGCACGCGCGGCCATTGACTATGTCGGCGGCAAGGGTGAACGCGAACGGCAGGCTATCGTCATCACAGAACTGCCCTACCAGGTCAACAAGGCCAAGCTGCTCGAAAAAATTGCCGAACTCGTCAACGAGAAACGCCTGGAGGACATTGCCGACCTCCGCGACGAAAGCGACCGCGAAGGCATGCGGATTGTCATCGAACTCAAGCGCGGCGCCGTGGCCCAGGTCGTCTTGAACAACCTGTTCAAGCTGACGCCCATGCAAACCAACTTCGGCATCATCAACCTGGCCATTGTCAACGGCCAGCCACAGATTCTCGATCTGGTCGAAACGCTGCGGTACTTCATCGAGCACCGCCGTGACGTGGTGCGGCGGCGGACGACGTTTGAGCTGGAAAAAGCCGAAGCCCGCGCCCACATCCTCGAAGGCCTCAAAAAGGCCCTCGATGTTCTCGATGAAGTGATTGCGCTCATTCGGGCGGCGAAGTCGAGCGCCGAAGCCCGCGATGGACTGATGGCGCGCTTTGCCTTCAGCCAACGCCAGGCGCAAGCCATTCTGGAAATGCAGCTTCAGAAGCTGACCGGGCTGGAACGCCAGAAAATCGTGGATGAATACGAAGCCATCCTCAAGCGCATCAGTGAGCTGCGAGCCATTCTGGAAAGTGAGGCCGTTTTGCGCGCCGTGATTGTGAGCGAGCTACAGGAAGTGCGGAAAGAGTATAGCGAGCCACGCCGGACGCAAATCGTGGACGCCGACACCGAACTGACCATCGAAGACCTGATCCCGGATGAAGAAGTCGTCATCACGATTACGCGGGGGGGCTACATCAAGCGCACGCCGGTTTCGGCCTACCGGACGCAGAAACGCGGCGGAACGGGCCGGCGGGGCATGGCGACCAAAGCCGAGGACGTGGTCGAATCGCTCTACATTGCCTCGACGCATAGTTTTCTGATGATCTTCACAACCAAGGGGCAGGTCTATAAAATCAAGGTTCATGAAATCCCGGATGCGGCAACGGCCGGGCGCGGCAAGGCTATCGTCAATCTGATTGAGTTGCCCGATGGTGAAAAAGCCGCCGGGACGATCCCGGTGCGTGAATTTGCTTCCGGGCAGTACGTCGTGCTGGTAACGCGCCGTGGCACCATCAAAAAAACCGAGCTTTCAGAATATGCCAACATTCGCTCGAACGGCATCATTGCCATGGGCGTCGAAGAAAACGACGAACTGATCGCCGTCCAGATGAGCGATGGCACGAAACGCATTCTCATCTCGACCTTCAACGGACAGGCCATTTGCTTCAACGAAAGCGACGTGCGCCCGATGGGCCGGCCGGCCTACGGTGTTATCGGCATTCGACTGCGCGAAGATGATTATGTCACCGGCATGTCGGTCGTAACCGGCACCGAGGACATTCTCGCTGTGTCAGAGCTGGGACTCGGCAAGCGTACGCCTATGTCGGAGTATCCAGTTCATCACCGGGGCGGGCAGGGCGTCATTACCATGCGCGTGACCGAACGCACCGGTGGCGTCATCAAGGCGCTTCCAGTCAAAGACGACGACCAACTCATGGTCATCACCCAGCAGGGGCAACTGGTTCGGGTGGATGTTAAGCCGATTCGGCAGACCGGACGCGCCGCGCAGGGCGTCAAAATCATCAACCTTTCCGACGGGGATAAAGTTGTGGACGCTTCGCTGGTTGAAGCCCCCAGCGAGGAAACGACGCCCTGATGAAGCTAGTGCTGAAAGACTGCCGAGAAGCCGAGAAAAAGGCGCTAGTCCGGCGGCGCAAGCAAAGCCTGCAAGCGTCTGACCTCGGCTTCAAGCGCGGCTGCCCGCGCGGTAGCTTCCTCAGCTTGCGCCCGCGCCGCTTCCGCTTTGGCCTCAGCCGCTTCTAACTTGGCCTCGGCCGCTTCCGCGCGCGTCAGCACCAGCCGTCCGTCCGCATCGTAAAACCGTAACCAGCGGGTCTGGAGCGCGTGATACCGCCCTTCCCACGCTCCAACCCACACCCCAAGCTGGGCGCTCCACAACCACCCCTCCGCATTCGGCGCGATTGGTTCATACTGACCACGCACGAGTCCCCAACCCAGCAACTGCGGCGACGCTCCCTCGCTGGGGTCAGGCCCGTAGCAGTAATACTCCGCCGTCCGAAACACACGCTCATACAGCCGCTTCTTCTCGCCCAAGTCTGCACTCTGGGTCGAAGGTGACAGTAGCTCAACAATGACATCCGGCAACCGCCCATCCTCCTGCCACACCACCCACGACGGACGCGCGTAAAACCCATCCACATCCTTCACCACGAAAAAATCCGGCCCTTTGTAATCCTTGTTCCGCACCTGCTGAAGGCTGTAGTAAACAAACATATTGCCGCCGGCGAAAAAGTCCGTCCGTCCCAAAGCTGGTGCAGGCAGTCGTCCAACAGGTTGATTTGCAACCGATGCCAGACATTTTCCAAGGGAATGCCATCCTCGTCAGGCAGTTCGAGCGCCAAAAGCTCGGCCACGTCAGGTTCGGCTGGTAACGCCGCTGGCACAATTTTGGCCGGTTCAACCTGGGGTGTCATAGGGCAACGCCTTTCCGGCTGGGGCCGGAGCTTTTCTATAGGCTGTGGCTTGTCAGGCCGGTCCAAACCAGCCGGTCCAAATCGGCCAGCGCCTATTGAAGCTCAATCGTGCAGTGCGGAAAGTGCGTTTGCAAGGCTTCCAATAGTTCTGGCGACGGACAAACGTTGAAGGACTGGTGAGCGCGGAGCCTGGCTTCCGCCCCGGAGGGAAGCGCCAATGCGAAAAGCACCGGGCGCTCCCCACGGTGCCGGTCAAGCACATCGCGGAGCTTTTCAAGCTGCCCGGCGTCGAGTGCGTTCGCCTGAAAGCGCAGGGTGAGACTCCGAGCGTGGCGCTCACGGAGACCTTCAAGGGGTTCAGCCGTTTCAGCAATGATCTTCGTTGGCGTGGCGTCTTCGAGTTCAAGGCGTCCGGTGACCAGCACGGCCGCGCCGTCCGTGACTTTATCGCCGAGTCGTTTGAACGTTTCCGGCCACGCAATGACTTCGATGCTGCCGGTTTCATCCTCGAGCATGAACACGGCGAAACGGTCGCCCTTTTTCGTATTCTTTACGGTGAAGGCGCTGACGACGCCACCCATGCTGACGGTTTCGCCCTGGGACTGGTGCGCAAGCTGGGCATAGGACAGACTCCTGAGATTCGCCAGGGTTTCCCGGAAGGACGCCAGAGGGTGTCCTGTCAAATAAAACCCAAGCGTCGCCTTTTCACCGGCGAGGCGTTCTTTTTGCGTCCAGTCCGGGACGTTTGGAAGTGCGGTCGCTGGTGATTTGGCCGCGTCGGTCAGCATACCAAACAGCGAGGCCTGCCCGGCCGCAGCGTCGCGGTGCGCGCGTGCGCCTTGCTCCAGAGCGGCATCAATCGCGGCAAATTTTTGGGCCCGCGTTCCAGGCAGGCTATCAAACGCTCCTGATTTGATCAGGCTTTCCAGGACGCGCCGATTGAGGGCTTTGGGATCGACCCGCTCGGCGAAGTCAAAGAGTGACTCAAACGCTCCATCCTTCTCGCGGGCAGTCAACATGGCATCCACGGCGGCTTCGCCAATCCCTTTGATGGCCATCAATCCGAAACGGATTTGTCCGCCGGATGCGGTAAACCCATGCCGACTGATGTTGACATCTGGCGGCAGAATCTCGACGCCCTGTTCGCGCGCCCCCTCGATGTAGCGCGCAACTTTATCGCTGTCACCGAGTTCACTGGTGAGAACAGCGGCCCAGAAATGCGCTGGATAGTGCGCCTTGAGGTAAGCCGTCCGGTAGGCCAGTACGCCGTAGCACACCGAGTGACTGTTGGCCGTCAGGATGCCGTTGACAAAGTAGTTGTGCAGCGGCGCGCGCATTGTCACGTTGTATGTCGGCGCGACGCCAACCGGCGTTACACGGGCGATTTTGATTTCACGAAGCGACATTGCGGAAGCCAGAGCCAATAGGGGTAAGGTGAACCAAGCCAGGCTTGCTTGGCCTCAAAGCATACGCAACGGCTTGGCTGCAAGTCCATCCCGGCGGGCGTCCGCATCCGAAGGGTTCCAGATGCAGACACCCGCCAGGTCGTTACCAACCGCGCGCGGCAAGGACCTGCTCGGCCGGCAGGGTTTCAATAGCAAGACCGCGCATGGGCTGGCCGTCTTCAATTTCCTCGCAGGCCTCCAGCACCTTGGCGGCATCTTGATAAAAGGTGACGGCTTTGACGATGGCGCGGGCAAAGCGCGCCGGATCGTTCGACTTGAACACGCCGGAACCGACGAAGACGGTTTCGGCGCCGAGGTGCATGCAGAGCGCGGCATCGGCGGGCGTCGCCACGCCACCCGCTGCAAACAGTGGCACCGGCAACTTGCCATGGCGCGCCACCTGGCAAACCAACTCGTAAGGGGCTTGGAGCCGCTTGGCTTCGGCCATGAGTTCATCCTTGTCCAGAACCGTCAGCAAACGGATGTCGCGCCGGATTTCGCGCAAGTGCCGTACGGCTTCGATGATGTTGCCCGTTCCGGCTTCGCCCTTGCTCCGGATCATGGCAGCGCCTTCCGCAATCCGCCGCAGTGCTTCGCCCAAATTCGTGGCTCCACAGACAAAGGGAACGCGAAAAGCGAACTTATCAACGTGATGGTGCGGGTCGGCCGGCGTCAAGACCTCTGACTCATCAATGAAATCCACGCCAAGGGCTTCCAGAACCTGGGCTTCGGCAATGTGGCCGATGCGGACTTTGGCCATGACCGGAATCGAGACGGCTTCCATGATTTGGCGAATCATGCGCGGGTTCGACATCCGCGCCACGCCGCCGTCACGCCGGATGTCGGCCGGAACACGCTCCAGAGCCATGACGGCTACAGCACCGGCTTCTTCAGCAATGCGGGCTTGCTCGACATTGACCACGTCCATGATGACGCCGCCCTTGAGCATTTCCGCCAAACCAGTCTTGAGTCTCATCTGCTGTGTATCATCCATCAGGCGAACTTCCTCCAAAAAGACGCTGCGAATCGCTCTGTAACTTCGTTGTTCGCAAGCGCGGGGGTGCGCATTGCAATCCGGGACGGTACGCCCTCGCCCGACGGCGCGCAACGGCCATTCGACGGGAATTTGCAACCAATGCGACTTAGCCGACCGGCTGCCGATTGATGAGCGCGGCGACATATCCGGCGCCAAACCCGTTGTCAATGTTGACGACCGTCACGTTGGGCGCGCAGCTATTGAGCATGCCGAGCAGGGCCGTCAGTCCACCCAAGGCCGTCCCATAGCCAATACTGGTCGGAACGGCAATGACCGGCACGGCGACCAGCCCACCAACCACCGACGCCAGCGCCGCTTCCATCCCAGCGACGCAAATCACGACCCGGGCCTGCCGCAGAACGGCAACCTGCCGCAGCAGCCGATGCAGCCCGGCGACGCCGACATCCGCCACGAGCGTCACGTCGTTTCCCATCACCTCACACGTGAGCAGGGCCTCACGCGCCACCGGCAGGTCGGTCGTGCCGGCGCACACCACCACGATGCGTCCGTGGCCGTGGCGCGCCTGGTCGCGGTGAACCACGATGAG
It contains:
- a CDS encoding helix-hairpin-helix domain-containing protein, producing the protein MSLREIKIARVTPVGVAPTYNVTMRAPLHNYFVNGILTANSHSVCYGVLAYRTAYLKAHYPAHFWAAVLTSELGDSDKVARYIEGAREQGVEILPPDVNISRHGFTASGGQIRFGLMAIKGIGEAAVDAMLTAREKDGAFESLFDFAERVDPKALNRRVLESLIKSGAFDSLPGTRAQKFAAIDAALEQGARAHRDAAAGQASLFGMLTDAAKSPATALPNVPDWTQKERLAGEKATLGFYLTGHPLASFRETLANLRSLSYAQLAHQSQGETVSMGGVVSAFTVKNTKKGDRFAVFMLEDETGSIEVIAWPETFKRLGDKVTDGAAVLVTGRLELEDATPTKIIAETAEPLEGLRERHARSLTLRFQANALDAGQLEKLRDVLDRHRGERPVLFALALPSGAEARLRAHQSFNVCPSPELLEALQTHFPHCTIELQ
- a CDS encoding Uma2 family endonuclease, whose product is MFVYYSLQQVRNKDYKGPDFFVVKDVDGFYARPSWVVWQEDGRLPDVIVELLSPSTQSADLGEKKRLYERVFRTAEYYCYGPDPSEGASPQLLGWGLVRGQYEPIAPNAEGWLWSAQLGVWVGAWEGRYHALQTRWLRFYDADGRLVLTRAEAAEAKLEAAEAKAEAARAQAEEATARAAALEAEVRRLQALLAPPD
- the pdxS gene encoding pyridoxal 5'-phosphate synthase lyase subunit PdxS: MDDTQQMRLKTGLAEMLKGGVIMDVVNVEQARIAEEAGAVAVMALERVPADIRRDGGVARMSNPRMIRQIMEAVSIPVMAKVRIGHIAEAQVLEALGVDFIDESEVLTPADPHHHVDKFAFRVPFVCGATNLGEALRRIAEGAAMIRSKGEAGTGNIIEAVRHLREIRRDIRLLTVLDKDELMAEAKRLQAPYELVCQVARHGKLPVPLFAAGGVATPADAALCMHLGAETVFVGSGVFKSNDPARFARAIVKAVTFYQDAAKVLEACEEIEDGQPMRGLAIETLPAEQVLAARGW
- the gyrA gene encoding DNA gyrase subunit A; the encoded protein is MDEQKLIPANIEDEMRRSYLDYAMSVIIGRALPDVRDGFKPVHRRVLWTMHELGNTHNKPYKKSARVVGDTIGKYHPHGDQAVYDTIVRLAQDFSMRVPLIDGQGNFGSVDGDAPAAMRYTEVRLARIADAMLADIEKDTVDFQENYDGSLVEPEVLPTRFPNLLVNGSSGIAVGMSTNIPPHNLTEVLDATIHLVNNPTATVEDLMKFIQGPDFPTAGFICGRKGIRDAYMTGRGSITMRARAAIDYVGGKGERERQAIVITELPYQVNKAKLLEKIAELVNEKRLEDIADLRDESDREGMRIVIELKRGAVAQVVLNNLFKLTPMQTNFGIINLAIVNGQPQILDLVETLRYFIEHRRDVVRRRTTFELEKAEARAHILEGLKKALDVLDEVIALIRAAKSSAEARDGLMARFAFSQRQAQAILEMQLQKLTGLERQKIVDEYEAILKRISELRAILESEAVLRAVIVSELQEVRKEYSEPRRTQIVDADTELTIEDLIPDEEVVITITRGGYIKRTPVSAYRTQKRGGTGRRGMATKAEDVVESLYIASTHSFLMIFTTKGQVYKIKVHEIPDAATAGRGKAIVNLIELPDGEKAAGTIPVREFASGQYVVLVTRRGTIKKTELSEYANIRSNGIIAMGVEENDELIAVQMSDGTKRILISTFNGQAICFNESDVRPMGRPAYGVIGIRLREDDYVTGMSVVTGTEDILAVSELGLGKRTPMSEYPVHHRGGQGVITMRVTERTGGVIKALPVKDDDQLMVITQQGQLVRVDVKPIRQTGRAAQGVKIINLSDGDKVVDASLVEAPSEETTP
- the larB gene encoding nickel pincer cofactor biosynthesis protein LarB translates to MTYDELKTLLVAVQRGECSPDDVAARLSGLPEDVLTGADGQPFATLDQARALRQGFPEVVYGASKTPEQAAAIVARLSAVHPNVLVTRASEAAARAVQAVVPEARWDALARLIVVHRDQARHGHGRIVVVCAGTTDLPVAREALLTCEVMGNDVTLVADVGVAGLHRLLRQVAVLRQARVVICVAGMEAALASVVGGLVAVPVIAVPTSIGYGTALGGLTALLGMLNSCAPNVTVVNIDNGFGAGYVAALINRQPVG